One region of Zootoca vivipara chromosome 7, rZooViv1.1, whole genome shotgun sequence genomic DNA includes:
- the LOC132592511 gene encoding general transcription factor II-I repeat domain-containing protein 2-like produces MSRKRKVDSECRVFNEQWTYDYFFTQYKERGVCLICHDTVSVFKQFNIQRHYNTHHKDKYSSLTGQLRKDEIARLKTALTAQQNVFVKRKQENISSLRASFQISRLIARNGKPFVEGEFVKECILTASKEMCPEKTELFSTLSLSGSTVTRRIEEMGGNLHELLQNSSEKLRYFSLALDESTDIRDSAQLLIFIRGTNEKFEFTEELAALQSIKGTTTGEDIFAKVQQTIHDLKLDWAKLASITTDGAPSMVGRTRGVVARINQEMDRHNQPHPIAIHCLIHQQVLCCKRSLKLDAVMKTVVSCVNFIRAHALNHRQFQEFLSELNVEHEDLPYHTEVRWLSRGRVLKRFYELLPQVYDFMLMKDREVPELQDDEWKWLLAFLTDITELLNSFNIQLQGKGKLIGEMFAHVKAFQGKLDLIVRHVKEKNFFHLPTTQNRSLGNPTVPFPKEACVDLLESLQKEFQTRFKELHIHEKDIHLFRNPFCVDIDTADPIHQMELIELQTCDALKDAFKTSSLADFYASLPSETYPNIRNHALRFATVFGSTYVCEQTFSRMKHLKSPTRSRLTDEHLHHLLRLAVTNMEPDIDHLISQKQAHSSHSSHSSH; encoded by the coding sequence ATGTCACGTAAAAGAAAAGTGGACTCCGAGTGCAGAGTTTTCAACGAACAGTGGACATACGACTACTTTTTCACCCAATACAAAGAAAGAGGCGTTTGTCTTATTTGCCACGACACGGTGTCTGTCTTCAAGCAATTCAATATCCAACGACACTACAATACTCACCACAAGGATAAATATTCTTCTTTGACAGGACAATTAAGAAAAGATGAAATAGCAAGACTGAAAACTGCCTTGACAGCTCAACAAAATGTGTTTGTGAAGCGGAAGCAGGAGAACATTTCGTCTTTGCGAGCAAGTTTTCAGATTTCCAGGCTTATAGCCCGCAATGGAAAACCCTTTGTAGAGGGAGAATTTGTTAAAGAATGTATTCTTACAGCCTCCAAAGAGATGTGTCCGGAGAAGACTGAATTGTTTTCCACATTGAGTCTTTCTGGAAGCACAGTGACTCGTAGGATtgaagaaatggggggaaatttgcatgAACTTTTGCAAAATTCCTCAGAAAAGCTTCGTTACTTCTCGCTGGCACTGGACGAAAGCACAGATATCCGTGATTCTGCGCAACTCCTAATTTTCATCCGTGGAACAAATGAAAAGTTTGAATTCACAGAAGAGCTTGCTGCACTGCAAAGCATCAAGGGAACAACGACTGGAGAGGATATCTTTGCAAAAGTTCAGCAAACTATCCATGATTTGAAGTTGGACTGGGCTAAACTTGCCAGTATCACAACAGATGGTGCTCCTAGCATGGTGGGGCGTACAAGAGGAGTGGTTGCACGCATCAACCAAGAGATGGACAGACACAATCAGCCACATCCAATAGCAATACACTGCCTTATCCACCAACAAGTGCTGTGTTGCAAAAGATCGCTGAAGTTGGACGCAGTCATGAAAACTGTGGTGTCCTGTGTGAACTTCATTAGAGCTCAtgcacttaaccacaggcagttTCAAGAATTTCTGTCAGAGTTAAATGTTGAGCATGAAGATCTACCATACCACACAGAGGTCCGTTGGCTGAGTCGAGGAAGAGTTTTAAAACGTTTCTACGAATTACTTCCTCAAGTTTATGATTTTATGCTGATGAAAGACAGAGAAGTGCCAGAGCTCCAAGATGACGaatggaaatggctgcttgcctttctgactgacatAACCGAGCTACTGAACAGTTTCAATATTCAATTGCAAGGAAAGGGGAAGCtcattggtgaaatgtttgcACATGTGAAAGCGTTCCAAGGAAAATTAGACTTAATTGTTAGACAtgtgaaggagaaaaacttttttcaTCTCCCCACAACTCAAAACCGGTCATTGGGAAATCCAACAGTTCCATTCCCAAAAGAAGCATGTGTGGATTTACTGGAGAGTCTGCAAAAGGAGTTCCAAACAAGATTTAAGGAGCTTCACATCCATGAAAAGGACATACATCTTTTCCGAAACCCTTTTTGTGTGGACATTGACACTGCAGATCCCATTCACCAAATGGAATTGATTGAACTGCAAACTTGTGATGCTTTGAAAGACGCATTCAAGACAAGCAGCCTTGCAGATTTCTACGCATCTCTCCCCTCAGAGACATATCCAAACATCAGAAACCATGCACTCAGATTTGCAACGGTCTTTGGCAGCACATATGTCTGCGAGCAAACTTTCTCTAGGATGAAACATCTGAAATCTCCCACGAGATCAAGACTGACAGATGAACACTTACATCACTTGCTAAGACTAGCAGTGACCAATATGGAACCAGATATAGACCATCTCATCAGCCAAA
- the LOC118078304 gene encoding tumor necrosis factor ligand superfamily member 4-like, protein MLFNSCPWEFTVSGFSVEFLCGLHMEEQVEMEARKLEEAPAEECEEDRKRSRQIWMPLGTMAVQLVVLLACLICIGLCYLRSPDPQAQWIYIKYDSIAYKKPIGIKKRDGTMEINVLNRSIPIHCDGLYLVFLEGTVALPRAPHRLILRVYCQPQVPLLEVNCSEENTKVKEILVHEFRSKEAVYLEAHPHDTENNEALTLDLNLNLIMLTPRSYCHPEN, encoded by the exons ATGCTATTTAATAGCTGTCCCTGGGAATTCACAGTCTCTGGCTTCAGTGTTGAATTTCTTTGTGGTTTGCACATGGAGGAACAAGTGGAGATGGAGGCCAGAAAACTGGAAGAAGCACCTGCTGAGGAGTGCGAGGAGGACAGGAAAAGAAGCAGACAAATCTGGATGCCCCTTGGGACCATGGCTGTACAGCTGGTGgtcttgcttgcctgcctgatcTGCATTGGCTTGTGCTACCTTAGG AGTCCAGACCCACAGGCACAATGGATCTACATCAAGT ATGACTCCATTGCCTATAAGAAACCCATTGGTATTAAAAAGAGGGATGGCACAATGGAAATAAATGTTCTGAACCGTTCCATCCCAATCCACTGCGATGGTCTCTACCTGGTCTTTCTGGAGGGAACCGTCGCCCTGCCCAGGGCTCCGCACCGACTGATCCTCAGGGTCTACTGTCAGCCCCAAGTGCCCCTGCTGGAGGTAAATTGCAGTGAGGAGAATACAAAGGTGAAGGAAATCTTGGTGCATGAATTTCGTTCCAAAGAGGCAGTCTACTTGGAGGCACACCCTCACGATACTGAAAATAATGAAGCACTCACGCTGGATCTGAATCTGAACCTCATCATGTTAACTCCTCGTTCATATTGCCATCCTGAAAATTAA
- the LOC118078294 gene encoding mitotic-spindle organizing protein 2A isoform X2, translating into MPFAPPSGVMSGLGAEVAAGLAKAGAGGPRPRRKLLTAEEAELFELAQAAGSGLDPEVFKILLDLLRMNVAPLAVFQMLRSMCAGQRPVSAEAAPEPAREPPFVSAKTSKIPAPLSLSSALRPPRIRVTKAVVYSPAAACSPLSQGRTRTSSAATGNQALLDPSNREGSAQRVPRQPSGSRLQKAGCPVKST; encoded by the exons ATGCCTTTCGCGCCGCCTAGCGGGGTGATGTCTGGCCTGGGCGCGGAGGTGGCGGCGGGGCTGGCGAAGGCGGGGGCCGGAGGGCCTCGCCCCCGGAGGAAGCTCCTCACGGCGGAAGAGGCAGAACTGTTCGAGCTGGCGCAGGCGGCGGGGAGCGGCCTCGACCCGGAAGTGTTCAA GATTCTGCTGGACCTTTTGCGCATGAATGTGGCACCCTTGGCTGTTTTCCAGATGCTGCGCTCCATGTGTGCTGGGCAGAGGCCTGTCAGTGCTGAGGCTGCTCCTGAACCAGCGCGAG AGCCCCCATTTGTCTCTGCCAAGACCAGTAAAATCCCTGCACCACTCTCACTTTCCTCTGCCCTTCGACCTCCAAGAATAAGAGTTACTAAGGCTGTGGTCTACAGTCCTGCTGCAGCTTGCTCGCCTCTCTCTCAAG GGAGAACAAGAACCAGCTCTGCAGCAACCGGGAACCAAGCTCTGCTAGATCCCAGCAACCGCGAAGGCTCTGCTCAGCGAGTCCCTCGGCAGCCAAGTGGCAGCAGGCTGCAGAAGGCTGGGTGTCCCGTGAAGAGTACATAA
- the LOC118078294 gene encoding mitotic-spindle organizing protein 2A isoform X1, protein MPFAPPSGVMSGLGAEVAAGLAKAGAGGPRPRRKLLTAEEAELFELAQAAGSGLDPEVFKILLDLLRMNVAPLAVFQMLRSMCAGQRPVSAEAAPEPAREPPFVSAKTSKIPAPLSLSSALRPPRIRVTKAVVYSPAAACSPLSQGPPGSFQFSCCLFSPFAGRTRTSSAATGNQALLDPSNREGSAQRVPRQPSGSRLQKAGCPVKST, encoded by the exons ATGCCTTTCGCGCCGCCTAGCGGGGTGATGTCTGGCCTGGGCGCGGAGGTGGCGGCGGGGCTGGCGAAGGCGGGGGCCGGAGGGCCTCGCCCCCGGAGGAAGCTCCTCACGGCGGAAGAGGCAGAACTGTTCGAGCTGGCGCAGGCGGCGGGGAGCGGCCTCGACCCGGAAGTGTTCAA GATTCTGCTGGACCTTTTGCGCATGAATGTGGCACCCTTGGCTGTTTTCCAGATGCTGCGCTCCATGTGTGCTGGGCAGAGGCCTGTCAGTGCTGAGGCTGCTCCTGAACCAGCGCGAG AGCCCCCATTTGTCTCTGCCAAGACCAGTAAAATCCCTGCACCACTCTCACTTTCCTCTGCCCTTCGACCTCCAAGAATAAGAGTTACTAAGGCTGTGGTCTACAGTCCTGCTGCAGCTTGCTCGCCTCTCTCTCAAGGTCCCCCTGGCTCTTTCCAGTTTTCTTGCTGCCTGTTCTCTCCTTTTGCAG GGAGAACAAGAACCAGCTCTGCAGCAACCGGGAACCAAGCTCTGCTAGATCCCAGCAACCGCGAAGGCTCTGCTCAGCGAGTCCCTCGGCAGCCAAGTGGCAGCAGGCTGCAGAAGGCTGGGTGTCCCGTGAAGAGTACATAA